CAGTACCCATTGGGTTGATGATGGTTTTTAAATCTTCAATCGTATATCCAAATAAGCGCTGTCTGGTTTCAAAATCAATATTTTCAATTGGAATGAGATTATCAGTGTACGGAATTTGAGCTAGCGAAAGTAAATTTTCGTCAAGCCATTGTTTATAAGGGCGCTTGGTGACAATTGCATTTTTGATTTCGTCATCTTCTATAATTCGGCCTTCGTTCATGTCAACCAAAAACATTTTCCCAGGTTCTAATCGACCGTGTTGAATCACATCTTCTGGTTTAATATCTAAAACCCCAATTTCAGAAGACATGATTACGAAACCACTTTTGGTTAAAGTGTATCGAGAGGGACGCAATCCATTTCTATCCAATAGCGCCCCAATAACGTTACCATCTGTAAAAGGAATAGAGGCTGGACCATCCCAAGGTTCCATAATACAAGCGTTGTATTCGTAAAAGGCTTTCTTATCTTCTGACATCGTTTGGTGTTTTTCCCAAGCTTCAGGAACCACCATCATCATGGCTTCTGGCAAGGAACGTCCTGTCATCAGTAACAATTCAATAACCATGTCCATCGAGGCAGAATCTGATTTTCCTTCCAGAATAATTGGGAAAAGCTTTTTGATGTCTTCGCCAAAAACATCACTTTTCATTAACTCCTCACGGGCACGCATGCGGCTTATGTTACCACGTAACGTATTGATTTCTCCATTGTGACACATGTAACGAAAGGGTTGAGCGAGTTCCCAAGATGGAAAAGTATTGGTCGAAAATCGTTGGTGAACCAATGCCAATCGGGTTACTAAATCATCATCGAGTAAATCGGTGTAATATCTGCTAATATCTTCTGGCATTAGCAAACCTTTATATATTATTGTAGTGGTAGAAAAACTTGAGAAATAAAACATGTGACTTTCGGAAATTCTTGAGTTCCGAATTGTGTGCTCTGCTATTTTTCTGACGGCAAACATTTTAGCATTAAATTGGTGCTCTGTCAAATCCAAACCTTTTTTACCTACAAAGACTTGCTTTACAGTAGGTTCTTTTTCTCCAGCTATTTGGCCTAAATTTGATGCGTCAACGGGAACGTCTCTCCATCCTAAAATTTCTAGATTTTGATCATGAATAGCATTTTCAAACGCAGTTTTACAAAAAACAACTTGATTGTTGCTCTTTGGCATAAAAACCATTCCAACAGCATATTCTTTAGCATTTGGAAGTTCAAAATCACATACTTTTTTAAAAAAATCATGCGGGATATCAAATAAGATACCAGCTCCATCTCCAGTTCTACCATCAGAACTTACAGCGCCTCGATGCTCTAGTTTTATAAGAATATCTAATGCTTTGTGTATAATATCATTTGACTTAATTCCGTTTAGATTGCAAATGAATCCCGCTCCACAATTGTCGTGTTCAAATTCGGGTAAATAAAGTCCTTGTTCTTTAACTATCATTTTTGAATTTTTTTATGTAAAATTAAACAATCGTTATAATATAAAAGGTATATGAGTTAAAACAGAGTGTTTTTTACAGTTGTAATAGAAAAGTATTGAATAAAAATCAATATTGATATTTTGAACGAGCTGTTTTGTTTTTTTTAATAAAAAGTAAAAGGATTTATTTTTAAAATTGGGTCTGAAACAGCCTAAATAGGTTTGTTTTTAACATTGAAATGAAATTCTAACAAAATTGTTTGAAAAATTGATATTTTTTAGAATCGTACCAATGTGAAATGGACGTAGATATCTGTTGAAAAATTGGATAATAATTTATTTAAAAAAAATAACAGTTACATTAAATTTTGCTATTTTTGTGGCACTTTATTTCTGGAAGAAATTCAGAAGCCAGTCAAATTCTATATTATGAACATACACGAATATCAAGGAAAAGAAATTCTAGCAAGTTACGGAGTACGCATTCAACGCGGAATTGTAGCAAATAGTCCAGCTGAAGCTGTTGAAGCTGCGAAACAATTAACTGCCGAAACGGGTACAGGATGGCATGTTATTAAAGCACAAGTTCATGCAGGTGGACGTGGAAAAGGTGGAGGAGTAAAACTTGCCAAAAATTTACAACAAGTAGAAGAAATTGCAGGTCAAATCATAGGGATGCAATTAATTACACCTCAAACAACAGCTGAAGGAAAAAAAGTAAGTACTATATTAGTTGCTGAAGATGTGTACTATCCTGGAGAAAGTGAAACATCAGAGTTTTATGTATCTGTATTATTAAATAGAGCTACTGGTCGTAACATGATCATGTATTCTACCGAAGGTGGAATGGATATTGAAGAAGTTGCTGAGCACACACCACATTTAATCTTTACTGAAGAAATTGATCCTTCTGTAGGTTTACAAGGTTTTCAAGCAAGAAGAATTGCTTTTAACTTAGGACTTTCAGGAAATGCGTTCAAAGAAATGGTGAAATTCATCGATTCTTTATACAATGCATACATCGGATCTGATGCTTCAATGTTTGAAATCAACCCAGTTTTAAAAACATCTGATGATAAAATTATGGCTGTTGATGCAAAAGTTAACATTGATGACAATGCATTATACAGACAAAAAGCATATGCTGACATGCGTGACGTTCGTGAGGAAAACCCAATCGAAGTTGAAGCAAAAGAAGTTGGCTTGAACTATGTAGATCTTGACGGAACTGTAGGATGTATGGTAAACGGAGCAGGTCTTGCAATGGCAACTATGGATTTAATTAAGTATGCTGGTTTTGAGCCTGCAAACTTCCTTGACGTAGGTGGAACTGCTGATGCAAAACGTGTTGAAACTGCTTTCCGTATTATCTTAAAAGATCAAAACGTAAAAGCTATTTTGATTAATATTTTTGGTGGAATTGTTCGTTGTGACCGTGTGGCACAAGGAGTTGTTGACGCTTACAAAAATATGGGTGATGCTATTAAAGTGCCAATCATTGTTCGTTTACAAGGTACCAATGCAGCTATTGCAAAAGAATTAATTGATAATTCAGGAATGCCAATTTTATCTGCTGTTGAATTTCAAGAAGCAGCTGATCAAGTACAAGCGGCACTTTCTTAATTAGAAAATTGTTATATATTAGAAACCTGTTTGCTTTAGTAAACAGGTTTTTTTATGCCAAATAATTAGTGGAAAGTAAACAATTCATAATATTATTGGAAAGTACAAAACAGTATAGCACGGATCAATTACCTTTGTTTTTTTAAATTTGATATCATGAAACTTCATATAAAAAATAACTTCACATCTGAATTACCGGCTGATCTTGACCTTGAAAATACTCCAAGGCAAGTTGAACAAGCGTGCTTCTCCTATGTAACACCATTAAAACCGAGTAATCCTGAATTAATTCATGCTTCTGCTGAAGTAGCTAATACTATCGGACTTAGTGAAGAAGATATTGCATCAACTGCATTTTTAAATACGTTTTCAGGTACTACCATTTATCCTGAAACTAAGCCTTATGCCTTGTGTTATGCAGGTCACCAGTTTGGGAATTGGGCTGGACAACTGGGTGATGGGCGTGCCATAAATTTAACTGAAGTTCTACATAACAATGAATCGTATACGTTGCAACTGAAAGGTGCTGGGCCTACACCATATTCTAGAAATGCAGATGGATTTGCGGTTTTGCGCTCTTCCATTAGAGAATACTTATGTGCCGAGGCCATGCATTATTTAGGAGTTCCCACAACTCGTTCGCTTTCGTTAATGTTATCTGGAGATCCCGTTCTACGCGATGTTTTGTACAATGGAAATCCTGCTTATGAGAAAGGCGCAATTGTAGCAAGAGTGGCTCCATCTTTTATTCGTTTTGGAAGTTTCGAAATTTTTGCCGCGCGTGAAGATCACGAAAATTTAAAATTACTGACAGATTTTACTATTAAACATCATTTTCCACAAATTCAAAAAGAAGGAATCGAAAAATACTTAGCCTTTTTTCAAGAAGTTACTCAAACCACGCTCAATATGATTGTCAACTGGCAGCGCGTTGGTTTTGTGCATGGTGTAATGAATACGGATAATATGTCTATTCACGGGATTACAATTGATTATGGTCCTTACGGTTGGTTAGAAGATTTTAATCCAGGGTGGACTCCTAATACCACTGACAGGCAGCATAAAAGGTACCGTTATGGCAATCAACCTGAAATGGCATTGTGGAATTTATACCAATTAGCAAATGCATTATATCCTTTAATTCAAGATGCCAAGCCGCTGGAAGCTATTCTTGAGGCATTCAGTACCAATTACGAAAAGGAGTATTTGAAAATGATGCAAAATAAGATTGGTCTCCAAATCAAAAAAGAAGAGGATGTTGTCTTGATTCATAGTTTGGTTGAATTACTTCAACTAGTAGAAACCGATATGACTATTTTCTTTAGGAATCTAAGCGATGTTACCAAAGTAGCTACTTCGATAGCCGCTTTTAATACTGTTAAAGCTGCTTTTTACAATGAAAAGGATTTAGATGAAACCATCTTGAGTGAATGGTACGATTGGTTTGAAAAGTACAGTATTCGAATTAATGAAGAGGTTATTTCTGATTTGGAAAGAAAAGATCAAATGGATAAAGTAAATCCCAAGTATGTATTGCGAAATTACATGGCGCAATTGTGCATTGATGATGCGGATAAAGGAGATTACGGTTTGCTAAATGAATTATTTGAGATGCTCCAAAAACCTTATGATGAGCAACCTAATTTTCAAAAATGGTTTGCCAAAAGACCGGATTGGGCTAGAGATAAAGTAGGCTGTAGTATGTTAAGCTGTAGTTCTTAAAAGTGAATTTAGAATTATTTAATAGCAATAATATCTTCTCTTTTAATTAAGATTTTGTTTTTATTTTTCAGGAAAATTAAAAATACCTAACTAAATCCCGAACTCTCATTCAGGATTTAGTTAGGTATTAATTTCCTATTTCTTGAATCACATCCGATTCGTAAATATGAAAACCTTTCGTATTCTTTTGCGCTATGCGATAAAGTGCTTTCGCAACTGTATTTCTGTGTATGGCTTTGTATTTTTTTAGTTTTCCAACGAATACAAATGATACTAATTTCATCACAAAAGCACCAGCTTTTTCTGCAAATCTAAATTCATTTCGATCACCCAATAGTAGGGAAGGTTGCAGAATGGAAACGCTTTCAAAATTACAAGTTTTAAGAAAATCTTGAATTTCGCCTTTTGTCTTTAAATAAAAATTTGAAGACGTGGCATTGGCATCCAGTGAAGAGATCAACAAATAATTTTTCACTTTATTCTCTTGCGCAAAAAGGGCGAATTGTTTAGGATATTCAAAGTCTACTTTTTTAAATGCTTTTTGGCTACCAGCTTTTTTTATGGTAGTGCCAATAGTGCAAAAGAAATCATCGCCCACAACCCATTCTTTATAGCTTTCGGGCTTGTCAAAGTCAATGACGTGTTGGGTTAATTTGGGGTTTTGTATTCCCGTATCTCTTTTTACAAAGGTTACAACGCTTGTATATTCAGGATTGTCTAAAAGTATTTGGAGTAATTCAGATCCAATAAGACCTGTGCTGCCAATAATCAAGGCTGTTTTCACAATTATGATTTTTTATTTTTCCCGAAATTATATTTCACTTTCTCCACCACTTGCACTTTTGGTGTTCCTTTAGCAAATGTTTTCTTGAAAGGCTTTTTAGCGGCAGGTTTTGTTTTTGATGGAGCTTCGTCACCTCTTGCTCTTTCAGAATCTTTTGCTTTTGCTTTGAATTCTGTTCTTTCCCCGGCGCCTTCTTTTACTGGAATTTGTGCTTTGTGTTTGGCCAAAACATCATTTGGATTTTTTGGATTTTCCTTAGTTCCACGCAAGTGAATCACTAGTCCGTTCAAGAAATTACGCAATACTTGGTCACCACATTCCATGTAATTTTCATGTTTTTCATCACGAAAAAAAGCACCCAACTCCGATTTTGTAATTCTAAAATCTACTAATTCTAATATTTCAACTATTTGGTCGTCACGAAGCATAAGTGCCACGCGAAGTTTTTTAAAGATATCGTTATTTGTCATCATATTCTAATTTTATACAAAGGTACGTTTTAAAAGCATTTAGAATACAATTTTCAATTTAGAATTGGTTTGCGATCGCATTTCTACTTGATAATTTAAAATAAAATAATATTTTAGCACAAAATATAGATTATGAACGAATTTGAGGAAAGACGCAGTTTGTTGCTTGAAATGATAGCTTTTTCAACCGTTGATGGAAAATTACATAAACGCGAATATGAATTTCTGTCAATAGTAGCACAAGCTTTAGGAATAGAAAAAGATGTTTTCAAAGATTTATTTCATCAAGAAGTTCCTCAATTGACTATAAAAACAGAGTTTCTGAGAATTCAACAATTTTATAGATTGGCTTTGTTAATGTATTGTGATGGTGTGATACATGAAAAAGAATTAGCGTCTATCCAGCAAATAGCTATTGACATGGGATTGAATCCTAATGCTACCAAACGTATATTAAAATTAATGAGTGAATCACCCAACGCTATAATTGACGGGGCGGTTTTATTGAATGTTTTTCAGGAGCAACATAACTAGGACAATTGACCTTGCAACGCTTTGATCTCATCTCTAAGTTTTGCGGCTTGCATAAAATCTAATTCTTTTGCCGCTTTTTCCATTGATTTTCTTTTCTCTCGAATGAGTTTTTCCAGTTCAGGTTTAGACAGATAAAGATTTTCTGGCTCTGCTGCAGTGTTTAAAGTAGCACCTAATTCATAATCTACAAGAGGATTTTTGGTAAAGGCGCTTTCTATTTTTTTGTTCAACGCCATAGGAACTACATTGTGTTCCGTATTGTAATTGATTTGTTTGGTTCTTCGGTATGAAGTTTCGTCGATGGTTTTTTGCATGCTGGCCGTAATTTTATCGGCATACATGATTGCTTTTCCATTTAGGTTTCTTGCTGCACGACCAATTGTTTGCGTAAGCGATCGATGGCTTCTTAAAAAGCCTTCTTTGTCAGCATCTAAGATTGCTACAAGAGAAACTTCAGGTAAATCTAATCCTTCACGAAGTAAGTTGACACCTATTAGAACATCGAAAATTCCTTTCCTGAGGTCTTGCATGATTTCAATTCGTTCCAAAGTATCCACTTCAGAATGGATATAACGACAACGGATATGAACTTTGGTTAAATATTTAGCCAGTTCTTCGGCCATTCTTTTGGTCAAAGTAGTGACTAAAACACGCTCGTCAATTTCGGATCGAACTTGAATTTCTTCGATTAAATCATCAATTTGGTTCAAGCTAGGTCTTATTTCAATAATAGGATCCAATAGTCCTGTGGGGCGAATCACTTGCTCTACCACAACACCATCTGTTTTTTGTAACTCATAATCAGCAGGTGTTGCCGAAACGTAAATAACTTGATTTTGCATGGCTTCGAATTCCTCAAATTTCAAAGGACGGTTGTCCATTGCGGCAGGAAGTCTAAATCCGTATTCAACCAAGTTCTCTTTACGGCTGCGATCACCGCCATACATTGCACTCACTTGGGAGAGTGTTACGTGACTTTCATCTACGACCATCAAGTAATCTTTTGGGAAATAGTCTAGCAAGCAAAAAGGTCTAGTACCCGGCAAACGCCCATCTAAGTAACGAGAGTAATTTTCGATACCGGAACAATATCCCAGTTCCCGAATCATTTCTAAGTCGAAATTGGTTCGTTCTTCCAGTCTTTTAGCTTCAAGATGTTTACCTATTTCTTTAAAATAATCAACTTGTTTTACCAAGTCTTGTTGGATTTCCCAAATGGCATTTTGCAATACATCTGGCGAAGTCACAAACATATTAGCAGGATAAATGGTTAGTCTGTCAAATTTTTCAAGAACTTGAGAATTTTTAGTGTCAAAGCTTTCTATTTCTTCAATTTCATCCCCAAAGAAATGAATTCTATAGGCTTCATCGGCATAACTAGGGTATACATCAACGGTATCACCTTTTATCCTGAAACTTCCGGGATTAAAATCAGCTTCGGTTCTAGAATACAAACTTTGCACCAATTGATGTAATAATTTGGTCCGAGAAATAACTTGTCCTTTCTCTATTGGGATTAGGTTTTTTTGAAATTCAATAGGGTTACCAATACCATACAAACACGAAACAGATGCGACAACCAAAATATCTCTACGTCCAGAAAGCAACGAAGCAGTGGTTGACATTCGCATTTTTTCCAGCTCTTCATTGATGGATAAATCCTTCTCAATGAAAACGCCGGTAACAGGCATGAAAGCTTCAGGCTGGTAATAATCGTAGTAGGAAACAAAATATTCTACGGCGTTATTCGGGAAAAATTGTTTGAATTCCGAGTACAACTGAGCCGCTAATGTTTTGTTGTGTGCTAAAACCAGGGTAGGGCGTTGCACTTCTTGAATGACATTGGCCACAGTAAACGTTTTACCAGAGCCGGTAACTCCTAAAAGCGTTTGGAATTGATCTCCATCCACAATACCCTGCGCTAATTTTGCAATGGCTTGGGGTTGGTCACCTTTGGGCTGGTAATCGGATACTACTTGAAAATTCATGTCTTGGAATTACTTCATACAAAGATACGACTCAATTCAAGAAAATATGTTTTTAAAAACTTAAAACTTCCACGCTTTTTGTTGTGCTGAACTCAAGAATGTCCAAGCTAAGATGCGGCTTGTTTTTTGGCCTTGAGCCATATCAATAGTTTTGATTTCGACAGCGCTTACTTTGTTTAGTGTTTTGTATAAACTAGAAAGATTTTCTTTTTTGGACACTAAAGTCGTGAACCAAAGACACTGCATCGGATATTTTGCACTTTCGTAAATCATTTGTGTAACAAACCCTAGTTCTCCGCCTTCGCAAAATAATTCAGCATTGTGACCTCCAAAGTTCAATATAGGCTTTGTAGTTTTACTTGTACCGCTATTAGATTGTAAATTGTTTATTTTTCTTAAGGTACTTTTAGTAGCTTCATCTTGTGATGCGTGAAAAGGAGGATTGCAAATTGTAAAGGTGAATTTATCCTCAGGCGTTATAATATTTTTAAATATAAAACGTGATTCCGTTTGTTGTTGCAAGCTAATTAAATCAATGAGTTTTGGGTTGTTTTCGATGATAGTACTGCAGTTTTGAATTGCTTTTGTATCAATATCAGTTCCTACAAAACTCCAGCCGTAAACAGAACAACCTATAAGCGGATAGATGCAATTGGCACCCACACCAATATCTAACCCTTGAACAGTTTCGCCCTCAGGAATGACTCCGTTGTTGCTAGAGGCTAATAAATCTGCTAAATAATGAATATAATCAGCTCTACCAGGAATAGGTGGGCACAAATAATTGTTAGGAATATCCCAATTTTGAATGTCAAAGTGCTGCATCAAAAGCGCTTTATTCAAAGCTTTTACCGCTTCAGGATCACTGAAATCGATGGTTTCAGTTCCGTGCTCATTGGTTTTAACAAATTCACTTAGGGATGGATATGTAGTAATTAATTCTTTAAAATCATACCCTGTCCTGTCCAGATTCCTTGGGTGTAAATTTGTTTTTTCAGTACTCATTTTAAATCGTTCGTTCTTATTTTGGGTGCAAAGATAATCATAAGTAGTTTGCTAATGTAAAGTTAATGTGATTAAACAGCTGGAAAAGAAATCATAAAATTTAATTGAGACTTTTTTTGAAGCTTAAAAACGGCTACTTTTATGAAAAAAATGAATTTTATAGCAGCTCGATTCGTTTTTAAGAAGCGTTATTTAGTAATTTTAGGAATAGTACTCTACTTGTTTTTGTGTCAAGCTTGCATGACTATGCGGTTTACTCCTAAAGAAGCGACTTCATTTTTTTCAAAATCTCAAACGACGTATCAAGACACGACCTTTCAAAGCGGTGGTTTTAAGTTGCATTATGTAGCCACTGGATCAGTATTAAATCCGGTATTGCTTTTTGTTCATGGTTCGCCAGGAAGTTGGAATGCTTTCAAAGAGTATTTAGTAGATCCAGACTTACTAAAGAAATACCGAATGATTGCTATTGATCGTCCTGGATTTGGGTACAGTGATTTTGGCGATGCTCAAAATTTAGCAACACAATCACAATTCATATCCGCATTTATAAAATCTCAACATTTTAAAAAACCAGTTACGTTGGTGGGTCATTCATTAGGTGGTCCGCTTGTTGCACAACTTGCGGTTGATCATCCCGAGTGGTATCACAGGCTGGTAATTTTAGCGGGATCTCTTGATCCAAAAGCTGAAAAACCAGAAAAATGGCGCACGGTAATTAAGACAATTCCGTTGCGATATTTAATTCCAGGAGCGTTGAGACCCTCAAACGATGAATTGTGGTGGTTAAAAAAAGACTTGGTAACCTTAGAAAACCAACTTTATAAAATTGATTGCGAAGTGACCATTGTACATGGCACTAAGGATGTTTTAGTACCTTACAGCAATGTGGATTACATGAAAAAGAAGTTTGTAAACGCTAAGAAATTGACTGTAAAAACCATTCCCGAAGCCAATCATTTTATTCCATGGAGTCATTACGATATTGTTAAAAACGTAATTTTAGACGAAGAAACTATGAATTAATCCATACATTCCATGAGTAGCAAATCACCTTCTTCATGAAGTATGGTAACTAAGCCGTCTTGAGTCACGTGATTACTACTACCAGTTCGATATCCTATAGTTAAAGTATCGTTTTGAAGCGGATAAAATAAATTATCAGAGTGTATTCCTGTTACTTGTCCTATTGGGATTAAGGAAATAGGAGTTTGTGCCGTATACCATTTTTCGAATTTTCTAGGCAACAAAAATACTTTAGAGTGATCGTCCAGAATCACAATTTTCAGTAGGTTTCGGTATTTTGGAATGTTGGTTAGGTTTGTAATCGTGTGATCGGCTCTTTTTCCTGTTGCCCAAACCACATTTACAGCAGGTATTTTTCTATTAATTAAATAATCAAAAGCTTTCTCAAGGTCTGTTTTGTTTTGGTCAGGTGTATGAACAATTTCGAGCGGATATTGAGAAGTTTTATAGATTTCAGGATCAAAACCACGGTCAAAATCACCCAAAAGTACATCTACTTTTATGTCTAGTTCCATAACCCTCACCATAGCAGAGTCTAGTACAATTACAAGAGGAGACCACTCCAGCAATTGACCTAAAAGTTCAGGATTACAGGATGCGCCATTAGCAATTATTAAGGCAGGTTCTTGATCGTCCCGAACGATATGATGTGATGACATGTTTACTAATTTTGGTTTGGAGTACAAATATACTTATTCAACTGTATAATTTCTTACCTCCGTCTCGCTTAATGAAAAATACCCAAGCGGATAGTTTTCTGGTGTGGTCGAGTTGATGATATTTCCTCTTACAGTTGCTGGCGGTGCTTGAAATGGCCCACCTCCATTGTTACCAGCAATACTTACTAGAACACTCATATAATTGTAATAGGCTTTTGAAATTCCGATATGCGTTACCGCAATAAGATCTCCTTTCTTAAGTTCGTCGTTTTGAGAAATACTAAAAAATTCATTGCCGTTGAAAAACTCATCTTGATCCACATAATAATCTGCTTTTACTTGATTAGAATAGCTGTATTTGTAGAGGTAATAATTGGCAATTCCTGAAGGATCTTGGTAAAAAGTTTTTATTTCTTTATTGTTTCCGGTAAAGCCACCTTTGTCATTTTGAACAATTTTGGTAATAGAAGCAACAGGTTTTAATGTTTCTGTGGCTGTATAGGTGGCGCCTTTGTTAATGATATTTAGCGTGTATGTCTCATTAAGAACTGGATTGAAATTGGTGCAAACATATTCTCCAGGCGTTCCTGTTTCAGTAAAAACAAAAATTGTGTTGGCACTATTTTTTATAGTCACAGTAGCTCCTGAAACTTTTGGAATTTTAGTGTCATAAAAACCAGTAGTTGTTGATAGTTTAATGGTTTGTACTGTACCACTTGTTCCTTTTTTCCAGTTTATTGCCGCTTCAATCACTAGTTTTGGCGCAGCATTATTCAAGTCAACATTTATTACATCTTCACAACCAGTGGTAATGCAAGTGCTAATTAGGATTAAGAGAAGGATTATTTTTTTCATCATCTGAAATTTTAAAAATATTTTAAGTACTAAAATTTAAAGTTGTAACTCACTGCTGGAACCATCCCAAAAATAGAGGTTCTTACGGCTTCATTATTGCCTGTGTCTGCGTTTTGTCTAAAATTGATTGACGCAGCATTACGACGGTTGTATATATTGTAGATACTAAAAACCCATTCGCCTTTCCATTGTCTATTTTTATTTTTTGTAGGAGTTAAGGTAGCTGCTAGATCTAAGTGGTGGTAGGCTGGTAATCTATTTTCATTGCGCAATCCATAGCTAGGAACAACTATGCCCAAATACTCGTATTGCCCAGTTGGGTAGGTTACTGGTTGCCCTGTTTGAAGTGCAAAGTTAGCGCCAAAAGACCATTTGTCATTTA
This portion of the Flavobacterium sp. CECT 9288 genome encodes:
- a CDS encoding DUF4249 domain-containing protein, which encodes MKKIILLLILISTCITTGCEDVINVDLNNAAPKLVIEAAINWKKGTSGTVQTIKLSTTTGFYDTKIPKVSGATVTIKNSANTIFVFTETGTPGEYVCTNFNPVLNETYTLNIINKGATYTATETLKPVASITKIVQNDKGGFTGNNKEIKTFYQDPSGIANYYLYKYSYSNQVKADYYVDQDEFFNGNEFFSISQNDELKKGDLIAVTHIGISKAYYNYMSVLVSIAGNNGGGPFQAPPATVRGNIINSTTPENYPLGYFSLSETEVRNYTVE